The DNA window AAGTCCACTTATCAGGCCCCAGGGAAGAGCAATCAGATCGACTACAGGCCCAAAGACCCAAATTTCCATTTGTTCCCAGCACAAAATTCGAAGAACATAAACGCTGAAAAATCTGAAATCCACTAACAGATAAAAATTTGCACAGGCCTAAAGGAATTCTAAATATTACAATAATGATGCACGAACAGAAGGTAACAAGGCCAAAAGGAAAAAGGTAGTAAGCTCAACCAACCATTAGACTATCACAACCGGCTTCCCATGGCTCCCTCCAGTTTTGTCCTCAAAAATTCAACATTACAAATTGGAAACCTCAAAGatatttgaaaagcaaattgATAGAGCACCTTTAGATAAGCCTAAGCTCGTACTCGCCAGCCATTGTTATGTATCTCACCCATGGGAGGGCCTGATAACCACTTTTCTCAATAATCTTCAGGTATCGAACCTACAAAACATCAACATTTTAATCAGAGATTAAATTACCTAAACTTGCTAAAGCAGTATTTTTGGAAATTTGAGCATGATTtataaaatgaacatttaacaaaataatcgGTTATAACAAGTTCCAAAATTCAAGTCATCCAGTGGACCAGTcatgtttgagaaataaaacaGATTTCTTTGAAATCGTTGCTAACCTACATATAAACTACTAGGATTAAAACTCATCAATTTCAATCAGTTCTTTTTCAACAAcgccacaataaaaaaataaaaaaattctgctttttagagaaagaaatttatttatttatttgtatttgttggAATATAATGTGAAGTTCAATTTAACTCATGCTTCACATTAGTAGGACATCTACATTTTCGATGAGAGAAACAGACATTGTAGATTTATCAGTTATCTATTTGGAAATTAGAAGTTAAAAGATATAGACAGATCCTGTATTTCCCCATCTTCGTGAGACATGATGTTGCCACTCGCACACTCTGGATTATGAAAACAACAATTCTAGATCCCATTACACAAGAATCCAAACTTTCAGGTACCACAATTCATAGTTTGGAGTAATCAACACTAGCCCTGATTTGGAAATCTTGGCCCCTTTAACGTCATCCAAATTTAGACAAAAGAAAGCAATTCCAGAATGAACTCCATGATAATTGGTTAGTCTCGTCTCAGTCGGAGAGGCAGTGAGAAAAAGAGCTAAAGATATGCCATTCACCACCGGATATCATAAAATACAACAAACAATTGTGTTTTTGAAGGTGTACCTGTATTCCCGAAACAGTAAAATATGGTATTTCAAACTTCACTCGTATAGGAGCTTTTCTCTCAGGAGTTGCTTCTTCGGCAGTTATACTGGGAAGACTGAACTCTGCCCTCAACATGTACTCCTAGATCACATTTAAATGCAAATAGAATCCAAACAAGGGTGGTTACTAATAAAAACTACAGGCCAAGCTTAACAAAGACTACAAAATGATCCCATTTGTTTttggggaaaaaagaaaataccttCCCACCAggaaaagatttaattttccaCAATAATGCATCATTTTCAGGTGCATATGATGCAGACCCCATTGACGTCCGAATATTAGGATTGGAAACATCGACTGCCACCGGCAACTCAATCTCAACATTTGTTGCTGTACTGTgcagttaaatttttttgaatactCAGGAAACATAAACATGAGCAAACCTAAAACTCTGATCTATAGATTAAAAGGAGACTTAGTTACATATTACTGGTAAAACTCCATACCTACGCTCCTTGAACTGGCTCCTAGCCTTTACCATTATCTCAACACGACTTCTTGAATGCCTTTCAACTTGAGCTTCTACCCAAATCAGAGGCTTTACCTGAAACAAAGCATAATGAAACTCATCAAATGCTCAGAAAAGTAACCAAGGtggttgtctttttctttttaagaaagatCTCAAAAACTATAGAATGAACCTGAGTGCTGAGTCTATATGTCATGAGATCAAAAGCCCCATCAGGAGGTATAAACGATATTGTCCGATCATTTTCAAATCGAGCCAAACGCACACACCTGAACCAAATTGCGTATTTAGTTTCAAAAGGTCTAGATTGTAATGAGCAACCTTCACTCATAATAAATTGGCATCTATTTCCATGAGCAACAACTGTACAAACCAACACAAGAATTCAAGTAGACCAGAGAATTAAGCTACATACTGGTGAAATTTGATGTCCTCCAAATCAATGGCCTTTCCCTTTGTTGCCCGTCCTTGGGCCTCCAATAAAACTCTATCATTTAGGCCAAGCTTACACTCAGGCATGCCGCTGCAACATAACCATGGAAAACTTGTAATTAAAGTTAAAGTTCTGTGCAAGTCACGTCACACTTTGAAGGTACATATTAATACATTTATAGAATGGAGCAGTCACTTCATGCAATATTGCTAAATAGTGGAACTAACTCCAAAGTTCCCTTTCTGAGACAGTATGGCCCCATAGAATCGGGTGACATCATAATGAATAGATGGCTCTGTTTTTAGAAAAGTGAGCATGTTCTCCCATTTCAACTGTGTTACCAAACAAGTTAATTGTTGCATTATATAACTTAATATattggaaaagaagaaaaaagttgtgttttaaaagtttgTTGCAAGGAACCATGAGTTTGATTGACAAAAACAAGTGTCACAAAGTACTACATTTGGAAACAATTTGAAAGAAAGTAATGGTCTAGTCACAAAATTTCTCTACCACGTTAATCAACAACAATACTAGCTGGCATATTAAACTAAGAGTTCAACAGCAAAACTTACAAAAATTGTGTAGCACTTCAAGAGCAGCATCACTAATGAGTGGGACCAAAAATTCATCAATACAAATACTTTACAGACCAGTACTACAAATAGCTGCTTAACAAagtaacatatatattaaacagCATCTGAATATCCTAACAGTTATCTTCACAAAACAAGCAAGCAAGTACACTACCTTAAACAATAACAAGCTAAACCGTAAATGAACCAAGAAAAAACTACCAGCAATGATTAATTCCAGATAACTGATTGTGTCTAACTGTACCTTAGATACGTTCTCATTTTTAAAGCCCCCACAACATCAGACCTAATCACTTGTCCATTGCTGTTGACAAGTATATTGACACTCTCAACAACATCCAAGAAAACCTGAGCAAATAATAACAAAGCTTCATCATCATCCAgtaatattaattattcaattaaaaaaaacaagttgctctgacaaaaaaaggaatgaaaagGATGAGAAAATACTTCATTCTTCTTGTAATTTATCCCTTCGCTGCGCCAGGACACTGCATTAGTGACAGCCATGGGAGGCCTCTGTGAAGTTTCCATCCTGTAGGCATTAGTCTTGATAAACTCGCTAAGAATTTTTGCTTCGGTATACTGAGGGTAACCAAAGTCCATCATTTCATCAAGTAACTCGTACTGACAAATGCACAACAAGGCACCACCCCTGTCATTGCctcaataataatgataataatatgttttgaatCAAATGAGCAacaaaattcattataaaacCTACCACTACCACAAAGTTATCCCTGAGTGATTCCTCTTCTAATTCTTCAAAATAATGCttaaaaacctaaaagaaaagggggggGGATTATGATTAACAtagaaatgaaattattttatttattaaataagaaaCGGCATGgaattgataattataataaattacgGAATTACATCAACAACGCGGTGGAGAAAGGAGAGGAGGCTGGCAGCATTACAGTTCTGCCTTGATGCGGTCATTAGATAAACATTGCTATGTTGTATGTACATGTAAGAGACTCCATTATCATACACTACTGGATCTTGAGATTGCTGATCTCCCTGTACTCAACCATAACCATAACCATAACCAGAACCAGATCCACTCTttcatttaatcaattaatcaattgaattgaattaggtgcaaaataaataaaggagagGAAAGAGACCTCCTTCTCGATGAGCTTGGTGAAGAAGCGCTCAGCCTGAACGGCAGAGACATCGCCACGGTAGTCGCGCCACACAAGAACGCGCCCCTTTATGTCTAATAGAAACAGTGCGGAGGCTGCCCCGGCCATACTAGATCAGATCCGATGGTAATGCTGCTTAATTAATTGGAATGACGATCGATGGATGATAGCAATCCAACTtcagaaaatttcattttaggAGCAGATGCATTATTTAGCAGCCAATAACTTGAATCATCATCGCCAGCTCCCTCtctcttttgtttgattttttttttcttgacagcTGAACATGCTTTCTCTTTTACTAGCTAATTAAACCTCGTTTGTCGTTGCGGgtttttcatccaaaaaaaaaaaatagtgtttttgaattgatttatttagtttatatttatatattaaaaataaattttcaaaaataaaaataaatattatttttatacatatttaaataaaaaaatgtttttgaaaagttatattgaCAATATTTCCATGCTTCCATGTACTCAATCTGCTATGCtatatgctcttttttttttcaaaaaaatattgagtatgCAAAgctattttaatgtattttttatataaaaaatttaaggtataaattaaaaaatatatgtaattaaataaatagatgatcatctatataaataaaaaaaacattgtaataataattaaaaaagaaattaagaaaattaaaaaataaatatgaataaaaatattcaattatacaaaatgaGATATTTACCTAGTTGTTTACTGAACTTGTTTATtcgaatcaataaaaaaattaaaattaaaaaaaaattaattgaataaactcacactctaaaaaatatataactcaatgccaaaaatatcataaatattatttaaaaataaatattttttgttttgaaaaataaagtctattgtatacaacaaaaaaattatagataaattagaatattatcttaaaacattaaatacaaaaacaaattctattaaaaaaaaacatgcaaaactcATGACCTGGatcatgaaactaaaataaatttatagaaaagaaattgaagataataaaaaaaaactatttaaaaaaaaactaatgtaaaatgataagatagttaaaaagaaaatgagaaaaaaaaatgtttaaccacattaacttttcaaatttatgACCCGGTTTATGAGACCAGAGACactataaatgaaaaacatatgAAATTCAATCTAACAAGTCAAATATCAAATGGAtggaaacccagaaaaaaaaatcaattacacaaaatgatctaaaaataattataattaaaataataaaggtgaaaattgaaataaaaaataaattaaagggtgacaaaaaatcaattggaggattaaaatgtattataaaataacatttatataaggaaaaacaaatcaaaagaatgagggttaaattgaataaaacagatcaacataaactttgattgaatgataaaattgtaaggcaacaaaactttaacaaaaaaagtcaaaggaaaaaaattaaaaatcaaaagaataaggaatccgagatgaagaaaaataacatatgagaaattgtaattgaaggattaaattgaaaaaaaaaattttataaaaaaatataataaaaaatataacaaatcaatagaataagattgaaattgaaacacaaagagaaaagagaacaGTTGTGCACTTTcgtaggcaaaaaaaaaaaaaaaaataatccaccaGTAATAATTCGACCATCATATACCATCATGCACGCACACAAGAAGGAAGATGATACGATGACACGATGACACTTCAAAAAAGACAATGAAAGGCCAAGTTAGGCCACCAGGTAGCGAATGCACTTTCCGCTAAAAAGCACAGGACATCCATCCACTTGCAAGCATATAATGAGCATAGATCAActttttccaaataaaattttttataaatcaactaaaaaaataccaaaacattCCTAGTatcattgaaaaacaacaaaaaaaaaaaaaacatttgaaataacAAAAGCATCCCAAATGtataccttgttttttttttctttatcttttttaatgttaaacaTATTTCTACCATATACTAAGTAgggaaaaatcacaaaactcttGCCCAATCACTTTACATTTTGTTTACCTAgggtaaaaaaatttttattgttttcaaaactCGTTTGTCAACAtctctaaattatttttgatcttgggcccaaaaatatgttttttaaatataaaaaatttgaaag is part of the Populus alba chromosome 10, ASM523922v2, whole genome shotgun sequence genome and encodes:
- the LOC118045462 gene encoding AP-1 complex subunit mu-2 isoform X1, with the protein product MAGAASALFLLDIKGRVLVWRDYRGDVSAVQAERFFTKLIEKEGDQQSQDPVVYDNGVSYMYIQHSNVYLMTASRQNCNAASLLSFLHRVVDVFKHYFEELEEESLRDNFVVVYELLDEMMDFGYPQYTEAKILSEFIKTNAYRMETSQRPPMAVTNAVSWRSEGINYKKNEVFLDVVESVNILVNSNGQVIRSDVVGALKMRTYLSGMPECKLGLNDRVLLEAQGRATKGKAIDLEDIKFHQCVRLARFENDRTISFIPPDGAFDLMTYRLSTQVKPLIWVEAQVERHSRSRVEIMVKARSQFKERSTATNVEIELPVAVDVSNPNIRTSMGSASYAPENDALLWKIKSFPGGKEYMLRAEFSLPSITAEEATPERKAPIRVKFEIPYFTVSGIQVRYLKIIEKSGYQALPWVRYITMAGEYELRLI
- the LOC118045462 gene encoding AP-1 complex subunit mu-2 isoform X2, which gives rise to MAGAASALFLLDIKGRVLVWRDYRGDVSAVQAERFFTKLIEKEVFKHYFEELEEESLRDNFVVVYELLDEMMDFGYPQYTEAKILSEFIKTNAYRMETSQRPPMAVTNAVSWRSEGINYKKNEVFLDVVESVNILVNSNGQVIRSDVVGALKMRTYLSGMPECKLGLNDRVLLEAQGRATKGKAIDLEDIKFHQCVRLARFENDRTISFIPPDGAFDLMTYRLSTQVKPLIWVEAQVERHSRSRVEIMVKARSQFKERSTATNVEIELPVAVDVSNPNIRTSMGSASYAPENDALLWKIKSFPGGKEYMLRAEFSLPSITAEEATPERKAPIRVKFEIPYFTVSGIQVRYLKIIEKSGYQALPWVRYITMAGEYELRLI
- the LOC118045462 gene encoding AP-1 complex subunit mu-2 isoform X3; translation: MAGAASALFLLDIKGRVLVWRDYRGDVSAVQAERFFTKLIEKEYELLDEMMDFGYPQYTEAKILSEFIKTNAYRMETSQRPPMAVTNAVSWRSEGINYKKNEVFLDVVESVNILVNSNGQVIRSDVVGALKMRTYLSGMPECKLGLNDRVLLEAQGRATKGKAIDLEDIKFHQCVRLARFENDRTISFIPPDGAFDLMTYRLSTQVKPLIWVEAQVERHSRSRVEIMVKARSQFKERSTATNVEIELPVAVDVSNPNIRTSMGSASYAPENDALLWKIKSFPGGKEYMLRAEFSLPSITAEEATPERKAPIRVKFEIPYFTVSGIQVRYLKIIEKSGYQALPWVRYITMAGEYELRLI